In Acetivibrio cellulolyticus CD2, the sequence TACTTGAGTATCATAATATTAATGTAGTTTATACAAAAGAAGCAGAAACAGCAGATGCATATATTGAGAAAGTAACTCATGAAATCGCGAGGGAACATCATGTTACAGTTGCAACATCAGATGCGCTTGAGCAATTAATTATCTTGGGGCAGGGTGCGGTCAGATTGTCTGCAAATGATTTGAAAGAGGAAATAATCAGGGTGAATGATAAGATTCGCAAAGATTATCTGGATAAGCAGCCATATACTCGTAATTATCTGGGAGACAGATTGAGTGACAATGTTCTTAAGCACATAAAGGATTAAATAACAGTATTAATTGTGTTATAAAAGTTTTGATTCAACCTCAAGAACTTACAATCACCACATTTTTGTACGTTGAAAAAAACATATAACTGTTGTATACTATTTTTTATATCATAATGTGATGGTTATGTAAATGAAACTTAAAAAAAAGAAAAATGGTATTTTTTTAATTTCTACAGCATTTTTGTTGATTTTAACTCTTTTCATAATTTCCATAATTGAAAATTCCAGAAGCATTTCTGTAAATGGCACAGGAAGTAAGTCATCAGACTATTTATCAATAAATAGCATAAAATATCCCAAAACTCTTTTTGATGATTCTAAAGTGCATTCTATTGATATTCAGGTTGATGATCAAGCTTGGAGTAAAATGGTTGCTAATGCAGAAGTAGAGGAGTATATTCCATGTGCAATGGTAATTGATGGGATTAAGATCGATGAAGTTGGAATTAGGCCTAAAGGCAACTCTTCCTTAAGTCAAATAAGCGGAATGAAATCTGAAAATTTCAGCTTTAAGGTTGAGTTTGACCACTATAAAAATCAGACCTTTGATGGTCTTGATAAAATGGTGCTTAACAACTGTACTATGGACACTACCTATATGAAAGACTACTTAACACAGGATATGATGAATTATATGGGAGTTGCAGCCCCATTAACAAGCTTTGCCAATATAAAATTAAATGGCCGGGATTTTGGATTTTATCTAGCTGCTGAAGCTGTTGAGGATTCTTTTCTTATAAGAAATTATGGTAATAATGATGGCAAACTTTATAAACCGGATTCCCTTGCAATTTCGAATTTTGATTTTTCAGATATGAGCAGCTATAGAATGGAAAGTGGTCAGCTTGCAACTGACTATCTTTCAAATATTATGTCAGGTGAGACATATAAGGACTTTGACGACAACATGCGAGCAGATTTGATGGGTGATATGGCTAGTGTCTTCCTTGATGTCAGCAGCATTAGGACTGATATATCCGGGTTAGTCTATATAGATGACAACCCCAAAAGCTATAAAACGATTTTTGACACTGCAATATTTGATACAACTGAAATTGATAAAAAAAGACTGATTAATTCAATAAAAAAGCTCAATAGTGGTGAAGATTTAGAGAATACCATAAATGTTGATTCTGTAATTAAATATTTTGTGGTGCACAATTTTGTTAACAACTATGATTCGTATACAAGTATTTTTTCACATAATTACTTCTTGTATGAAAACAATGGCAAATTGTCAATGATACCTTGGGATTACAATCTTGCTTTCGGGGCACTTTCACTTGAAGCTGCCAACTCATTTATTGATTCTTTCGAAGATTATCTCATTGTAGATACAAAAACATATGGAATGAGCGCAGCAAAAAGCATGGTTAATTATCCTATTGATACACCTGTATTTTCAGTCGATCTTAAAGAAAGACCCATGATCTATCAAATATTGAATAATGAAACTTATAGTAAGTTATATCATCAATACTTTGATGAATTTGTATCCAAATACTTTGAAAGTGGGCATTTTAAGGATTTATATTCTTCGACTGTTGAAATGATATCACCCTATGTAAAAAATGATTCAAAAGGCTTTTATTCATTTGAACAATTTGAGGATGGAGTAAAAGAGCTTAATAAATTCTGCAATTTAAGGGCTATTAGTATAAGAGGACAGTTAAACAAGACTATTCCTTCAACATTAGCCGGTCAAAACGAAAATCCAGAAAGTCTTATTGATACAAAAGATTTAGATATATCAAAGACCTTAGACTTTTCATCAATGGTCGGAGTAACAGGGTTTTCCAGCGATGGCTTTAAAGAAATTTTAAATTCCTTTATAAAATACGTCCCTGAAAAATATATGACAGATGGTAAAATAGATACCACGAAATTAACAAAAGATGACTTTATATTGCTTAAAGATAATATTGGCAACATAATACCTATTGCAGTTCAGGTTGTTAAAAGCAATGAGGGATTAAGAAATAAAGTTATTACTTCTGTGATGCCTGAAATAATATTGATTTTGTCACTACTTGCTATAGTATTAATCACAATATTCTTAAATAAGTATTCACGTGTAAAATATAAAAAAAGAGTAGGGAGGGAGAAAATTGAAACTTAGACACGAATACAAGATATTTCTTAACTACTCTGACTATCTTACAATTCGTTCGAGACTGAGAGCAGTAGTACCACATGATAAACACGTTGATAAAACTGGGGAGTACAAAATTAGAAGCCTGTATTTTGACAATTATAATGATAAAGCTTTAATGGAAAAACTCAGCGGTGTTAATATGCGCGAAAAATTCAGAATCCGCTGTTATAATGACAATTATGACATAATAAATCTTGAAAAGAAAAGTAAGATTAATGGTTATTGCAATAAGCTTTCTGAAAGAGTTACCAAAGATGAAGTAAGAAAAATAATCAATGGTGACACACAATGGATGCTTAATTCAAGCAGGCCGCTTGTTTCTGAGCTGTATGTTAAAATGAAAACCCAGCAGTTAAGGCCAAAAACCATTATAGATTACTATCGTGAACCATTTATATATACTGCTGGTAATGTAAGGATTACACTTGACCGGGATGTAAGAACAAGCGTTAAAAATATTGATATACTTGATCCAAATGTTCCAATGATTAAAGCAAATGAAATAGTGGTAGTTTTAGAGGTTAAGTATGATAATTATATACCGGCCTTGATTTCTGATATAGTTAAAGTTAAAAATCGGCAAATATCAACTTTTTCTAAGTATGTAGCCGGTAGAGTATATGGATAAAATTAATTTTGGAGGTTTTAATAATGGGCAGCATTCTAAATTCAAATTTTTTAAAAAATGCAACAGCGGTAAGTGGCTTTGATATGATTATAGGTGTTATGGTTGCATTTCTAATAGGGTTGTTTATTTTTGTGGTTTACAAAAAGACCTTTTCAGGTGTAATGTTTTCTGCTAATTTTGGTCTGTCCTTGATAGGTATGTCTATGATAACATCAGCCGTTATCTTAGCAGTTTCAAGCAATGTTGTTCTTTCGCTTGGTATGGTAGGTGCACTTTCTATTGTCAGATTCAGAACTGCAGTTAAAGACCCGCTTGACATAGTATTTTTGTTCTGGTCCATAACAGCAGGTATCATTGTAGGTGCAGGAATGATTCCTTTAGCTGTAGTAACAAGTTTGTTAATGGGTATAGTTATGACTGTGTTTGTAAACAAGAAAAGCAGAAAGACACCTTATATATTAGTTATTAATTGCGAAAACTCTGATGTTGAGGATGATGTAATGAATATTATTGAAGCTAAAACAGATAAGTCTATAATTAAAGGAAAAACTGTTTCAAAAGTTGGTATGGAGCTTACGGTTGAGGTTTTGTTAAAGGATGGTTATAGTAAATTTGTTAATGATGTAATTAATATTAATGGCGTTACAAATGCAGTTTTGGTAAGCTATAATGGTGAATATATGGGTTAAGCTAAATGAATATAAAATCAAAGAAACTGTCCTATTGCTGGGGAGTTTCTTTGATTTTGAGGAGTTTTCGAAACAAATCAATTACTCCTTGTTTTTCCCGTGTTTATAATCCCCAGGTTCCTTATCAAAGCTTATATTCTGGCCATCAGATGTACATACAATAGTCCCGCTCTCATCAGTTCTGTAAAGTTGAATACCTTTTGACTTCAACAGTTTCATTGTTTTTTTACTTGGATGGTCTTTGCTATCATTTTTCTCACAGCTTAAAGCTGCATATTTTGGGTTAACCTTGTTTAAGAATTCTTCTGAGGTTGCAGTATCACTCCCGTGATGACCAATCTTTAGAACATCCGCAGATAAATCATACCCTTTGCCTATCATTTCAGTTTCCGACAAAAACTGTGCATCACCTGAAAACAAAAACGAAGTATTCTTATAGATCATTTTTAATACAATGGAGTAGTTATTTTCATCTTCGTATTTTTTGCTGTTTGGCGCCATAATAAGGCATTTAGCATCGCCAAAATCAAATGATGAACCCGAAACAGGCGCAGTAATACTAAGTCCTTTTTGATTTATGGCTTTAACCATGCTTTCAAATTTCTTATCATTGCTTGTCACACTTGGCATATAAATCATCCCAATTTTGAAGCTTTTTATAACCTTTGCAGCATTTCCAATATGATCATTATGCTGATGTGTTAAAATTAGATAATCTATTTTTTTTATACCCTGAGAACTTAGGTATTCCATAAATTCATCTTCTTTTTCTTTTAAACCTGTATCGATGAGCATAGTTTTGCTTCCGGTTTGTACAAGTATGCTGTCTCCTTGCCCGACATCAATAAAATGTACCTTTAAACCGTCTACTAATAATTCATTTGGATTACTGCATGAAGTGAAGGTTATACAAGATACCAAAGCAATTAAAAACAATTTTTTTAATCTGACAAACATGTTAATATACCTCACTGGCTTTAATTAATACTACTTACAATAGACTATTTTATCATTTAATATATGAAGTTTCTATGAGATTTTTAACATTCTTTGATATAGAACTGAAAATTGCCTATATGAAAAATTATCGTGCATTTTTTGCGTTTTCTGAGTAGAAAGAGTCCTGCTGATTGCTTTGTAAAAAAATAAACAAAAAATTACAGCATTTTTTGAAATATTTTTATGGAATTGGAAGCGAATATAGAGTAAAATTATAATTTGTAGGTGTTTAGATATAATTTTGCAATTATTTGATTTGAAATATAAAATAATGCAAAAAAGTTTTTTAAATAAATAATCATATGGAGGTTAATCATGAATTTAAAAAAAGTAATTACCTTTGCATTAAGTGCGTCATTAGTTTTTAGCCTTAGTGCATGCAACAAGAGCGTAAAATTATCCAACGGCAAGAACTCGACAGATATTGTAGGGACAGTAGGTGATGAGAAGATTACTGCCACTGAATTTAAATTTTACGCAACTATGGAGATAAACCAGAAGGAAAGCCAAGCAGGCATAGCTGACAAAAGTAAGGATGAAAAGAAAAAGTATTGGGAAACAAAAGAAGGAGATGTAGACAGAAAGCAAACTGTTATAGACAATACTCTTAACAACCTGACGGAGCTAAAAGTTTTGTTAATGAGTGCTAAAAAAGATAATGTTAAGTTGGAACAAACAGATTTTGATGATGCAAATAAAATGATAGATCAATTTGTTCAAAATGAAGCAAAAGGTGATAAAAATGAAGCAGAAAAGGTAATGATGGAAAAGTATGGTGTTTCCATTGATCAATATAAGTTAATGTATCAGGATTATATGCTTGCATATAATAAGTATGCTTCCAGCCAACCAGCCAAAATTGAAATCAATGACAGTGATGTAAAAAGTGAGTTTGAAAAGAATAAGGAACAATACAATAAGGTAACAGTAAAGCATGTACTTGTGCTAACTAATGACAGTACAACCAATGAACCTCTTCCTGAAGATAAAGTTGCCGAAAAGAAGAAACTTGCAGATGATATTCTTAAAAAGGCACAAGCAGGAGAAGATTTTGAAGCGTTAGTAAAACAATACTCAGAAGATCCTGGTTCAAAAGACAAGGGTGGAGAGTATACTTTCCCTAAGGGAGAAATGGTAAAGGAGTTTGAAGATTGGGCATTTAATGCAAAAGAAGGAGATATGGGTGTTGTACAAACTACTTATGGATTTCATGTTATGAAATTCATAAAACGTGAAGATGCTTCTTTTGACGCTGAAAAAGATAAGCTTAAGTCAAGTTTGCAAAATGCACAATATCAGAAAAAACTTGATGAACTGAAGAAAGCAAACCCAGTGGTTAAGGATCAGAAGGTTATTGACTCATTGGATTTGTTCTAGATTTTTGCAAAAAGACCTGGTGCTTTAATTAGAGTAAAGCCTGCGAAGTCACATGAATGTGATTTCGCAGGTTTTTTAATGCCTAACTTTGGGTGCAGGACGT encodes:
- a CDS encoding CotH kinase family protein yields the protein MKLKKKKNGIFLISTAFLLILTLFIISIIENSRSISVNGTGSKSSDYLSINSIKYPKTLFDDSKVHSIDIQVDDQAWSKMVANAEVEEYIPCAMVIDGIKIDEVGIRPKGNSSLSQISGMKSENFSFKVEFDHYKNQTFDGLDKMVLNNCTMDTTYMKDYLTQDMMNYMGVAAPLTSFANIKLNGRDFGFYLAAEAVEDSFLIRNYGNNDGKLYKPDSLAISNFDFSDMSSYRMESGQLATDYLSNIMSGETYKDFDDNMRADLMGDMASVFLDVSSIRTDISGLVYIDDNPKSYKTIFDTAIFDTTEIDKKRLINSIKKLNSGEDLENTINVDSVIKYFVVHNFVNNYDSYTSIFSHNYFLYENNGKLSMIPWDYNLAFGALSLEAANSFIDSFEDYLIVDTKTYGMSAAKSMVNYPIDTPVFSVDLKERPMIYQILNNETYSKLYHQYFDEFVSKYFESGHFKDLYSSTVEMISPYVKNDSKGFYSFEQFEDGVKELNKFCNLRAISIRGQLNKTIPSTLAGQNENPESLIDTKDLDISKTLDFSSMVGVTGFSSDGFKEILNSFIKYVPEKYMTDGKIDTTKLTKDDFILLKDNIGNIIPIAVQVVKSNEGLRNKVITSVMPEIILILSLLAIVLITIFLNKYSRVKYKKRVGREKIET
- a CDS encoding polyphosphate polymerase domain-containing protein, which produces MKLRHEYKIFLNYSDYLTIRSRLRAVVPHDKHVDKTGEYKIRSLYFDNYNDKALMEKLSGVNMREKFRIRCYNDNYDIINLEKKSKINGYCNKLSERVTKDEVRKIINGDTQWMLNSSRPLVSELYVKMKTQQLRPKTIIDYYREPFIYTAGNVRITLDRDVRTSVKNIDILDPNVPMIKANEIVVVLEVKYDNYIPALISDIVKVKNRQISTFSKYVAGRVYG
- a CDS encoding DUF4956 domain-containing protein; translated protein: MGSILNSNFLKNATAVSGFDMIIGVMVAFLIGLFIFVVYKKTFSGVMFSANFGLSLIGMSMITSAVILAVSSNVVLSLGMVGALSIVRFRTAVKDPLDIVFLFWSITAGIIVGAGMIPLAVVTSLLMGIVMTVFVNKKSRKTPYILVINCENSDVEDDVMNIIEAKTDKSIIKGKTVSKVGMELTVEVLLKDGYSKFVNDVININGVTNAVLVSYNGEYMG
- a CDS encoding ComEC/Rec2 family competence protein, with the protein product MFVRLKKLFLIALVSCITFTSCSNPNELLVDGLKVHFIDVGQGDSILVQTGSKTMLIDTGLKEKEDEFMEYLSSQGIKKIDYLILTHQHNDHIGNAAKVIKSFKIGMIYMPSVTSNDKKFESMVKAINQKGLSITAPVSGSSFDFGDAKCLIMAPNSKKYEDENNYSIVLKMIYKNTSFLFSGDAQFLSETEMIGKGYDLSADVLKIGHHGSDTATSEEFLNKVNPKYAALSCEKNDSKDHPSKKTMKLLKSKGIQLYRTDESGTIVCTSDGQNISFDKEPGDYKHGKNKE
- a CDS encoding peptidylprolyl isomerase, with protein sequence MNLKKVITFALSASLVFSLSACNKSVKLSNGKNSTDIVGTVGDEKITATEFKFYATMEINQKESQAGIADKSKDEKKKYWETKEGDVDRKQTVIDNTLNNLTELKVLLMSAKKDNVKLEQTDFDDANKMIDQFVQNEAKGDKNEAEKVMMEKYGVSIDQYKLMYQDYMLAYNKYASSQPAKIEINDSDVKSEFEKNKEQYNKVTVKHVLVLTNDSTTNEPLPEDKVAEKKKLADDILKKAQAGEDFEALVKQYSEDPGSKDKGGEYTFPKGEMVKEFEDWAFNAKEGDMGVVQTTYGFHVMKFIKREDASFDAEKDKLKSSLQNAQYQKKLDELKKANPVVKDQKVIDSLDLF